Sequence from the Phaeodactylum tricornutum CCAP 1055/1 chromosome 4, whole genome shotgun sequence genome:
CTTTTGGGACTGTACCGGCACCGTGCCGGGGTCCGTCGGTCCCGTCCAGGCGGTGTTGTCCCCGCCGCTCCCTGCCGACACCGCCAATAACGTTGCGGACGAGCCCCGACCAGTCCTTGTATAGTCCTTTGCTGTTAGTTATGACTTTTACCACCCTGCTTCGTGATTCTGGCGAACAAAAACGTCGTGGCAGCGTGAGAGAAATTTGGACACTCTTTTCTCAAAACCTAGTCCTAGTAGATTCCGTTATCGTGTAACATCAAATTATTTCCGACTGGAACTCCCAACGAAAAATCTCGAAACGAGACGGGTTCACGAACCTGGTGGACATTTTCTTCACGAAAACATATTACATTCCTTCCACCTTGTGAGTCTTCTACTTTCATTTCCATTATACAAATGGTTTGTCCATCTCTTCATCGGGATAGTATGCAATGAGACGAGGCGTGCTAAATTTACAGCTACGTTGGTTTTGTTCAGTTCCGTTGGTGACGGCTTGGACGTTTCTGCAAGCGCTGCTTTGGTCACAGACTCAAGCTCCGAATTCTTTCCTGGATTGCTCCCGTCCACAAAATTCTGACGGGCCAGTCAGTATTCTATTGGCAGCGAAAGAAGCGAGACTGTGAAACAGCTGTGGTTGGAGTCATGCTCCCAAGATCACAAAAAAGTGATACAATTCCAGCTGCCCCCGAATCGATGCCGGCTTACCGAAAAGAATGCCTGGCAGAATCGCTGTTCCTTTTCCTACGCTACACGATGTCCGGAACCAGCCTGGTTGagaaaagcagaagagaCACTGCTATCACCTGATCGGGATTTTGCTAAGAAATTGGATCGCAAAGGTCCAGTAGCGATTTATGTCGGCTGCAACAAAGGGATGGACGCTGTGAATACACTGCGCATGTTGTCTTCCAGCCCTGTCATTGACAAAAACATTTGGCGAGATGCTCTCATGGAAAGTTCCCGCTCCGCAAACCGAACGATTCATGTAGGACACTGCAATCAAGAATACGCATCACAATACGCGCTGCCAACAGGGCTGGCCACTGCGGTGACAACAACTTCCCAAAGTACACCTCAGGTGATTAACGCTCGTGTGTTTTGTATTGAAGCCATGCCCAACTCGGCCGAACAACTCCAGCAAACTACGCATCACCTCGGTTGGGAGAAGTCCCTTATTGTTACGAATGCCGCCATTGCTGCAGCCGACGGTACCGCAAGATTTCCTCATCGACAAGTCGGAAAAATTGTTGGTGTCGAAAGTCTCGGTCTAGCCACTTGTCAAACGCCGGGACAGAAGCGGTTCTGCACGAATGTACCACAATACAAGCTCGACACCTTTGTAAGAACGGTTGTAGACGATTTAAGCGAGAATTATTTTGCGACTCCTATTGATTTCTTGAGCATTGACGTCGAAGGGTTTGATTGGGATGTGCTACTGGGTGCGAACGACACATTGCGTCGCGTCAAGTATCTCGAGTTTGAGTACAACTGGAAAGGTGAGTCGTCACGAACATGATACCAGGTATGGCTATGGTATAGACCACTACTATGGAGTGTGTTTCGCGGTCAATCCTTTTTGCTTACTGGACTTTGAATGCTTCTAACGACGATATACCTGGACACGGCAACCACAGGGTCTTGGAAGCAACAAACCCTGTCATTTGCTATCGACTCTTTGCAATCGCGGGGTTTCGTTTGCTATTGGGCAGGATCTGGTGGTAATCTTTGGCGAATAACTAATTGCTGGATGGACTACTACAATCTCAAATTCTGGTCCAACGTGGCGTGCGTCCACCAGCACTTGGCGGAGTCTTTGTTGCGTCGTATGGAAGATTTGTTTCGACATACACTCGCTGCGGGCCGCGCGATTCGGTACCACAATGCGTCGAGTGCCAATACGGATGGACGGATGCAGTGGGACTACCACCGGAttgttggtggtggtagtgACGGTGCAGCGAGTGTCCATTCGAATACTGGTTAGCAATCATGCTCCCTTGCTGCAGTGGTAGTTTGCAtacgctaactgtaactgcGGTATAATGCCATCCATTGATGCAAACAAAACTTTATCGTTATACCGTACGTTGGGAATGAGCATCATCTCTCTAATCAAAAGCGCAACAAAAAGGTCCATAGGTCATTAATCGCTCACAGACGCTCCACGAGATGGTTGACACCGTTGCCTGCTGTGGTGCATGCCTACTGTACTCCTTGTTCTCAATGTTGAGAAAACGCGCGTTGTTGCGACGGCGGCTGTATTGCCGGTGCTGGCGGAGGTGGCTGGGACTGTAGTGGTTGTTGCTCGGTAAGTTGTGGTGTGGATTGGGGTTGTTGCGACGCTGACGCTGATTGTGGGGTTGGCAGCGGCACTTGCATCGCTGGATGCTTCTGTTGTTGGAACAGTTGCAGTGGCTGCTGCGGCTGTGGTTGTTGTAAAAAGCTTGCGACAGCCATCGGTGGCAAGGACGCACCATCCCCTATACTATTGCCCATAGTGTTGGGATTTCCAAAATTCAGCAAGTGTTGTCCGCCGGCGAGTGCTTCCAAAAGCGCGGCGTTTTGCATATTGTTGGTTGCTGATTGGGGCAGTAGGAATGGGTTCACCCCGGAGGCTGCCGCAGCGTTCAAAAACATGTTGACGTTTCCCATGGCCGACGGCATTGCTGCAACGGGAGGCATCGGAAGGCTCCCACGTTGACCGTTCACGAGTAGAGTGCGATTTTGTTGTTCGAGTAGAGTCAACTGGGCGCGCATGACTTCGTTGTTGCGTTGCAGTTCGGCCTTGTCCCGAGTCAATTCACTCACTTGGGTTTGGAGTGTCGCAATGAGATCTTTGGACCGTTTGCGGGCCTTGGCGGCACACATCCGGTTGTACGCTCTTCGTTGCTCGAGCTTGACGCCCTCCTCCCCGGGAATGGGCGCCTCCAAGGGATTCTCCGTGCCCGTAGGAATGTCGGTAGTGAGAGCGGAAGTTGGAACCGGCCGTTTCCGACTCGCGCGATTCACAACGTTGCTTTCGGcgccttcttcgtccgagtcGGAATGGGAGGTCGTGTCTCCGGCAGCGACAGCGGGTGGGTTGGGATCTTGGTcgacgttgttgttgtgaacGTTGTTGTCACCATGGTGTCTCGAGGCAACGCCACTCGCCGCAGCGTTCGGGTGTTCCATACGAGGAAAGAACCAAGCTTACGGTTGCACAACAACGAAGAGGCCCGTGATCATGAGTGGGATCGGGCTGCCGACTCGCTCGACCTACCGACGATTGACTCCGTAACGGTGACAAATTTGGGCGTGAAGGTGCGTTCGGACGTCCGGACGTAAACGTTTCTCTCTAACTGCGACGGAACGGAACGCAATAACGGGCGTGTGTGGATGGATGTTGGATCGTGTCTACACACCGGTGTGGCCTATACGTCCGGTAACGTACGGAACGGTACTTCTAACTAGTAGCTAGAGTGAAAGGGGTGGGTGGTGTCTGATGCGGGACAAAGTCACACTGCGTACGCCGCGAGTTGGTAGATAACGGGGATACGAGCAGCACCTCGGtgttttacagtcaatgatACGACGGGTTTGGTCACTTTCAGACATGCGTTCGCGTCTTTTTATGAAAACAGGTTCGGAATTTCCGAAGGACGCAACGAATTCGGTCCGGGCCGCAACCGTACCAGTGTGTAGACGCCACGTACTCTGTACCGAGCCCCTCAGGAACAATTTTGAATGGCTAGGAATCGCTACGGGCGGGTTTTCCGTTGGTTGGGGAGTCCTCACTCGTTCCTTTTTGCAAAGTGCCACTACTATAGTAAATCGAAAATTACCCAAGTCACAGTGTCTGTGGTGACTTAGTGTAGGGTGTTTTTAAACTGGAACGTTATGGCGCTTCCGGCGTGCAGCCTTCCCCCTACATACTCTTGTGAATTATGGAAAAGGTCACGCGGAGGATTCCGTTGACGGATTTCACGTCCAAAGTTGAAGCGTGCCTCTGGCTTTTGAGGTTGGTACCGGGCGACGCCTGGACGGTGTAGTAAACCGACGACGGTCGTTTCCAATGAAAAAGGACAAGCACCCAGAATTGATACTAAAGGTGAGCTCGATTCCAGGAGCACCTGTACCACAGGACAATGTGagagtgactgtgagtgaccTGCGTGACCTGTGATCCGGTAGCCCTACCCCTAAGTAATCCTGGATCGCCATGTAATGCTTAGAACCAACGTTCGCAATCCAATCGTCGATCGTCCATCCAAGTACCATCCAACTAGCAACCAACTAGCAACACCCCACCAATCCCAATTTGTTCGAAGTACCTGTAAACCTGCCGCCTCCTTgtcacacacacatacatacatcCATTTATaaatccatccatccatccatccttTCAACATGAGCGCTTCCGAAATTCAATTCCAGAGCACGACCAAAGATACGGCGCAACTCGAGCGCATCGGAGCACACTCGCATATTCGCGGTTTGGGTCTCAATGAGCTCCTAGAACCCGTGGATACTTCCACACACAATATGGTGGGCCAGGAAAAGGCAAGACGAGCCATGGGAGTTGTTCTCAAAATGATTCGAGCAGGGAAGATTGGTGGACGCTCCGTATTGTTGGCGGGCCCGCCCAGTACGGGCAAAACGGCCTTGGCCATGGCCTTGTCGCAGGAACTCGGAACGGATGTCCCCTTTACCAATCTCTCCGCCTCGCAAGTCTTTTCACTCGAACTCAGCAAGACCGAGGCCTTGACGCAGGCTGTCCGAAGATCCATGGGTGTACGCATTAATGAAGAGACGGAAATCATCGAAGGTGAAGTTGTGGAAATTCAAATGGATTCCATTCTCCCGACCAACCACAACGATACCTCCACTGCTGCTACCAACAGTAGCATTAGCAAACAAGGACTCACCAAATCGGGTCGACTCACTCTCTGTACCACGGAGATGGAAACAATTTACGATTTGGGCAGTAAAATGATTGACATGCTGCGATCCGAAAAAGTGTCGGCCGGAGACGTTATTCGTATCGACAAGGCGTCGGGGAAAATTAGCAAGCTTGGACGGAGCTTCAGCCGCTCCCGTGACTACGATGCCGTCAGCAGCACCACCAAATTTGTCCAGACGCCGGAAGGAGAACTACAGAAACGCAAACAGGTTACCCACGTCGTCAGTCTACACGAAATTGACGTTATCAATTCACGACAGCAGGGCTTTATGGCACTCTTTGCCGGAGATACGGGAGAAATACGTCAAGAAATACGGGATCAGATTGACGCCAAGGTGGCCGAATGGCGAGAGGAAGGACGCGCTACGCTGGTCCCCGGAGTCCTCTTTATTGACGAAGTCCACATGCTGGATATGGAgtgcttttcctttttgaacCGCGCCCTGGAATCGGAAATGGCCCCGGTTTTGGTGATTGCCACCAACCGCGGCCTTTCCAAAATTCGCGGCAGTCAGTACGTGAGTCCACACGGCATTCCCGTCGACTTGCTGGATCGACTCATGATTGTCGCCACCGAACCGTACGACGTAGCCGAGATTcggcaaattttgtcggTCCGTGTgcaagaggaagaagtcgacATGGATCCGACCGCATTGGAACTGCTTACGCGAATTGCGTCGGAAACGAGCCTACGGTACGCGATTCATTTGATTATCACCTCGCAACTGACTGCAACCAAGCGCAAAAGCAAAGTCGTCGAATTGGCCGACATTGAACGCGTCTACTCTCTCTTTGTCGACATTAAACGTTCCACCAAGCTCTTAATGGAGTATCAGAAGGAATTCATGTACAATGAGTTAGATGATACCGAGGTTGATGGTCTGGGGGTCCAGAAATTAGGGAATGTCGAAGAGACGAAGACAGAGACCATGGTAGAAGGATAGAGTGGACACGGAATGCACCGTC
This genomic interval carries:
- a CDS encoding predicted protein, with the protein product MEHPNAAASGVASRHHGDNNVHNNNVDQDPNPPAVAAGDTTSHSDSDEEGAESNVVNRASRKRPVPTSALTTDIPTGTENPLEAPIPGEEGVKLEQRRAYNRMCAAKARKRSKDLIATLQTQVSELTRDKAELQRNNEVMRAQLTLLEQQNRTLLVNGQRGSLPMPPVAAMPSAMGNVNMFLNAAAASGVNPFLLPQSATNNMQNAALLEALAGGQHLLNFGNPNTMGNSIGDGASLPPMAVASFLQQPQPQQPLQLFQQQKHPAMQVPLPTPQSASASQQPQSTPQLTEQQPLQSQPPPPAPAIQPPSQQRAFSQH
- a CDS encoding predicted protein, which produces MSASEIQFQSTTKDTAQLERIGAHSHIRGLGLNELLEPVDTSTHNMVGQEKARRAMGVVLKMIRAGKIGGRSVLLAGPPSTGKTALAMALSQELGTDVPFTNLSASQVFSLELSKTEALTQAVRRSMGVRINEETEIIEVALANKDSPNRMETIYDLGSKMIDMLRSEKVSAGDVIRIDKASGKISKLGRSFSRSRDYDAVSSTTKFVQTPEGELQKRKQVTHVVSLHEIDVINSRQQGFMALFAGDTGEIRQEIRDQIDAKVAEWREEGRATLVPGVLFIDEVHMLDMECFSFLNRALESEMAPVLVIATNRGLSKIRGSQYVSPHGIPVDLLDRLMIVATEPYDVAEIRQILSVRVQEEEVDMDPTALELLTRIASETSLRYAIHLIITSQLTATKRKSKVVELADIERVYSLFVDIKRSTKLLMEYQKEFMYNDNRQSRKQLAKLALG